CATTTTTTAAGAAGAGTTGGATCAACTAACTTAGTTGTTAGACCTCTGCtccttattttgtttgattttgttgaAGGCTGTCATCATAATTTTTAAAGATTTTGGCACGAAACATATACCTGATACCGAGGTACATATATTTAATGAAACAACGAATATGCCAAAAATTGGATAAGATTTTTCCTTGTATTTTGCAAGAGAATTCCTATGTGTTGTTTTTTATGCTTCTATATTCATagtgttagatgtatatgtactctTTGTATTTTCCCCATTGTATAAGGTCATATGCATCTAACACATCGGTCATTCATTACCTACACAATAGATGTTTTTCTGTGGATCCTTAAAATGCCTGTCATTAATTTATACTTTATTTAACCAAGGGGTGCAcagtaaaattttatttttattattaaataaacCCTTTTCTTATAAAAATACCTGGTGTAAATGACATTTTCCTCTAAGTCAATACTGTAGTCTAGGTTACAGAGGTATGGCTAggtttcttttccatttttgaAAATTTGATCCAGTCTGTATGGAAGAAACTGGTCAATGTTCCAGTAGCTTGTAGTaagataatatttttttagtttaTATGTCTTTGTGTTGTAGTTTTGTATATATGTTACTATCTTTTGGAAAAATCCAGTATCCCTGCTTTTTCTTGTAAAATAGAATACCCTTTGCTATCTTttactattttttcttttggttccCAAAACCCAAATATAGTTTGGAAGCTAGAATATGGTGCAGTCGACCATTTGGGTTTGGCTGTGCAAATGGCTGTACTGATTGAAGCTATTCTCCAGCATCCCTCCCTCAAAGTTGAGATGGATGTACTAGCCCAATTTGAGCAACTATACATGGAGTTCCTACAATTGAAAAAGACAAATCCTGTGAAATATCAGAGTATAGTTGCAGCAATACCTTATCGTGAAATCAATGAGTTCCATTGGAAATGTGAAGCCCAGGACAACGAATACCTTGATGAAGTCTTGTCTTACCTAAAGAACATGAATGTAGATTTACCGGTTTGCGGTACTGTTGAGTTGGTTCAATGTGCTAGGGCTTTGAAAGCTGATAACACTCTCTGGAAATTTGTGCATGCGAAGCGTAGGGAACTTGTTGTTGGATGGGTCATACCTGATGAGCTGTTGCCAGATAGAGGAACAGATCGTGCAGTCTTCTTTCAGGTTTGCCTTAAGGATCTGCAAGTAAAATATGGAGATGGTGGAGGGGATTTGGTAGAGAATATAAGAAACAATGGCCAACATTTGGTAGAGGAGAACGCTTTgaaggaacttgatcctccaGCGTCTGGGTATACTGTCCTTTTTAAGTACTTTCAGGTCATGCACATTTTTGGCCACCACTACCCAAGAGTATTTTGTCAGTTCTTCTTGGGTATGCATGCACAAGGGTGTGTTCCAAGCTCCTCCAGCAAGAATCTAAGTCACATAATAAAACAATATCAGTGAACGAGACTGATCTTCTACAAGCAACAATTGTTTGTGAAGAGAAGTTTTTCTTATCCTGGATCagcacccttttttttttcctttgcagaCGTAGTAGAAGTAAAATACCACCTCCTGTTGACTGTTGAATGCTTATTGTTGAGCTGCTGGGAATCAGTGGTGGAGGTGCTTGATCCTGCAGTACTAGAACAGCGGTGGAGGAACTTGCAATTGAACTCCAGTAGCAGAACAGCAGATTCTTCCCTGACCAAATGACCAGATCCTTGAAAACAACCGTCAAGATGGCGTGCAATGTCAAGTCCAATGTGCTCACACAGTTTGACCAACGCTTCAGCATTAACACTAACTATTTATGTATGCTTTGGTTGTAGTGACTAGTTTGTGATACACTACTACTGTCTTGCTTTTGCTGCTGCCATGAACTTGATTCTAGGTTGAATTATTGTTGGTTAGTGGATTACTTGAACTGTAGAAGTCTAGAACTGCTGTTATGTAATATCTACGTGAGTTATGACTGGTGAATGGTGAATTGTTGAACTGGTGTCATGGTATGTGCCTATGTGATGTGATTGGTGAACTCTAATTATTGTTCCCGTGAATCTGGTATGTGCTTGTGGGCTGTGAGCCTGTGATTATCAGGAATTTATGTTTGTTTTTCATCTAACTATGTATAATTGATTCAATGTTGTTCTGACTTTGGTTGGTAAGCATACCCATGAAGATTCTCCGTATGTTCCGATTTGTGCTGCACTAGGGTTTCGTGATGTTGATTTTACCTTGTTTTTGTCTGATCCATGGGTTGATAGGGTTGATCTGTGGTTCGATTCATGCGCCTGACTTGTGGAGGGCACCTTTTTCCAAAGCAAATGGCTGCAGTCCTGTCTGTTTGTCTCATGCGCCTTGTGGAATTAAACTGACTATAGTAGCTAGATATACTGCTACTGCCATAATGTGCAAAATTCCAATCTTGTTTcaatcaattatttttttctgcTGAATGGAAATTGCACATACGAAGTTTCTAGGATTAGTCACTCGTACATGAATGGAAACTGCACATACGAAACTGTGCTGCAGTCTATAGCTAGGTTCAGGAAATGGTCCTTCTTGTGCCAATTTTTATTGAACTATTGACTGAAATTTGCACTGCACCTGATTCATTCAGTCTTTTGCTGAACTGAATTGAATTGAATATGACTTGTAGCAAATGCTACTTATTCACTACCACTTTGCTAGTATTCAGATCTGATATGTGGCAAATGATAAGATAAATACTATTTGTTCATTGTGGGTAGTTTAATCCAGTTGGCAAATTGTCAGATTTATATTCTTTCTTTACACCGCAACTGTATGGTATCTAGTTTCCAACCTGCAACAGCTTGGCCACAAGTTAGAACTGCACAATTTGAGGAAAGTAAAGAGTGGGTCAAAGGCTAATCTCCATGAGAAACAGAAACTAAGGATCTGCCAATAGTATGGTTGTCCTCTCTTGAGCATTTGTATTTATCTTGCATGGGCAGCCTGACCACATTATGTAAGAATGTCGATGTGGAAGGTGAAGCATACAATACCTCTGCAAATTTTCCCAAAGCTAAAGATGTTGGAGCTATCTCATTTGCCGAAGTTGGAAAATTGGGCAGAAAACGGTGCAGGAGAGCCTTATAGCTCAGTGATGTTTCCCCAGCTTGAGGAGCTAAGAATCGATAATTGCAGTAAACTTGCAATTATCATATTCATTCGTCAAAATTGCAACTTGGACTTGGGGATTGCTTTGCGTTCTTGGAGGAATTAGATATCTCAGGTTGCGACAGTATCCTCCGCTGGCCGGTGGAGGAGCTGCGTTGCTTGCCTCTGCTTCGATCTCTGAGTATTTGACTGTGGTGGACAAGCTGAAGATATACCGCTCACTTGGAGCAGCTGACTTGGATGTGGGAGACCGGAATACCGAATGGCAATAAAACATGAGGAAGGGCAGTGCTCCGATCTCCGGGCTGAAGATGAAATGCTAGAAAGAAGATGAACCTGAAGAACGACACAAGGAGGACTCAAGGAAAACAGAGTGCATCTTTTCGTGGCTAGATACGGTAACGCTCAACGGGTTAGGCGGCCTACTCCGCGGTCCGCGCACTGCGAGCGCCGCTTTAGTCTCGGCGATGGCCACGTCGCGTGCGCCACCGCCAGCCTGCATCGCTATGGATGCGGCGGAATCGGCCGGCTGGCCtcagccgcggcgcgcgcctgcTGCCTCTAATCAGGTCAGGTCACGCTCTCTGTCTTCTCCTACTGTTGCAAGCCAGATGCCAACCTTCCCCTGTCATGAACCGTAGCTGTGCCTCTGCAGTCCGCGCGCAGGGTGCTTGTAGAAATGCCTGGCAGGATGGCCTACATCGAGAGGCTTTAGTTTCAGAGCTAACTGTTCTGCTCTTCATTTTGACAACAAGAAATACTATTTGTTTGATCTTGCTTGCAGAAACAAATATtgattcagggggtgtttgatctttagtcccgactaaaattcatgtcacatcgaatattcggaggctaattagaaggactaaacatgagctaattataaaattaattacacagatggaggctaattcacgatacgaatctattaagcctaattaatccatcattagcacatgtttaatatagcatcacattatcaaatcatggattaattaggtttaatagattcatcttgcaaattagttCCCATCTgcgcaattggttttataattagcctatgtttaatactcataaacatactcctaattagtatctaaacattcgatgtgacaggaattttaggaggtgctaaagaaacaaacaccccctcgTTCGAGCTCTATACACCGCCGCTATCACACTCCATTGCTGGCACGCGAAAAGGTCAGTCAACTTTGCCCATGGCATCCTCAAACGTCTTCAGTGTCACCTTGTTAGCAAccactctccctcctcctcttcgtatTAGCAATCGACCCGCTTCAAAAACTTCTCCATCTAGAAACGGAAAACAGGGCCCTATCAAAGCTATGCGGCAAATGTGCACGTCTCCGACTATCATTATACGCAGATGATGCGGTAATCTTCATTAATCCGACATCAGCCGATGTTCGGAACACCAAGGACCTGCTTAACAAATTCGGCAAAGTGACTAGACTCAATACCAACATTCAGAAAAGCTCGGTAGCACCTATTCGCTGCGGCAGGCTCGACCTTGATTCGATTCTCTCCTCCTTCCCGACAGCAAGAGCAACCTTCCCGATCACATACTTGGGACTACCTTTATCACTTGGCAGGCTTCAAAAAGTTCACTTCCGGATGCTAGCCGacaaagcaaacacaaggctgGCCAATTGGGCCGGCAAACTACTCACACCGGCAGGTAGAAGAACCCTTGTCAGAGCAGTCTTATCCTCACAGTCGATTTACTACCTGTCTGCTCTCAACGCCCCAGCAGCGGTTCTCGAAGAAATTGATAAACGCCTAAAATGTTTCCTCTGGTCTGGCACTGATCAGATTGTTGGCGCCAAATGTAAAGTGGTATGGACCACAGCGTGCAAACCGACTAAACTGGGTGGCCTTGAAATCATGCACCTTAAAAAGTTCGCGCGAGCATTGAGACTACGATGGCTATGGCACGAATGGAAGGAACCACGCAAGTCGTGGGTGGGTATGCCAACGCCATGCAACGACAAGGACAAAAAGCTATTTGCGTCCGCAACGACCATCACACTGGGAGATGGGAAGAAGGCAAAATTCTAGGAATCAGCATGGCTACAGGGAGAAGCGCCGCGAGATATTGCGCCATCGGTGTACAAAATATCAAAAAACAAGGGAAGAACGGTGAAGGACGCCATAACAAACAACAGATGGATGACAGATGGATTTCGGACATCAACGTGGACATCATACCCTCAACAGCACAGCTCTCAGAGTTCACTCTCCTCTGGACCAGGACAAGATTGGTTCAGCTCAACCCAAGAACACCTGACTCCATCACCTGGAATCTGACCAAACACGGAGAATACACGACAGCCTCGGCGTACCTGGCGCGGTTTCAATCTTCAACACCCTCCGACATGGAACGCCTTATTTGGAAGACCTGGGCCCCACCCAAGTGCAAGTTCTTCTCATGGCTCGCGTATCAAAATAGGATATGGACGGCGGATCGCTTAATCACACGAGGATGGCCTAACCAAAAAGTTTGTATGCTCTGTCACTCCCACGATGAAACGCTATTGCACTTGCTAATGAAGTGCCGCTACACCTTACGAGTATGGGACAAAATTTTCGAATAGACGGTTGCACATGTCCCACCAAGAGGAGATTGGGAAAAAATTTTATCGGTAAGCAAATGGTGGACACAAGTAGGCTCAATGCGTTACGCGGGTGTTTCAACGCCAATTCAAAAGCATCAATCAACTACTCGCCAAGATCAAGGAGGAGGCGCGATGTTGGATCCTAGCGGGAGCCAAGCATTTAGGCTCTATCTGCCAAGTCGACGATTGATAATCGCTTCACAAGGCCCTTTTGTATATGCTGTATATTTTATACCTTTCCTTTTTGGCTTAGAACActcttctctattaattaatacaaaCCCGGTAACCTGCCGGCCCttcaatttcaaaaaaaaaattgccatTGTTATACAACTTGTATTGTTGTATTGGAATCGGGAAAGTAGAGAAGTGCACCAACACTCAATAGGGTACGGAGAACCTCTACAAGGTACAGAGAATCTCTCGGTGCCTGGGGCGTAGGTCATAGGGATTAGGGGCAGTATACATGGCCAAACGGGCGGCCCAACCCGGCCTGGCCTGGCCTGTATCGGCCCGGCTATAGTGTCGTCCCGAGCCGGGCCGCCTGCCGGGCCGTCTTACAGGTCTAGGCTCAGCCTCTTTATATCTTATCCGGGCTGGGCCAGCACAATAGCCCGACAAGCCAAGTAGGCCGGGCCACCCATCAACACGCCGAGATCTAGAttgagaaggggaaggaggcagATAGGCgaaggcggtggcgcggcgccgGTGACCGGTGGCGGAGTGGGTGGACTGGCGAGATCTAGatcaagaaggggaaggaggcagATAGGCGGAGGCGCGGCGTCGATGACCGGTGGCGAACTGGCAAGATCTAGATCGAGAACGGGAAGGAGGCGGACAGGCGGAGGGCCGGAGGTGGGGCGACGCCAATGACCAGTGGCGGACTGGCAGTGACTGGTGGTGAGGGAGGGAGCTAGGGAGGGGAAGGATCGAAGGAGGCAGAcgggcgaagcggaggcgaGTGGCGATTGCGGTGGAGAGGAAGGGAGGTAGGAAGTCAGGGAGGGGATTAGGGTTGGTGCGCGACTGCGCGGTGGGTGGGGCCGTGGGGGCTTATACGCACGCGGCGGAGTTACACGGTCCTTAGTCGTGCCGGTCCTTACACAGGCCGCCCGACTTGCTACCTCTTCAGCCCAGGTCCGGCCTGCTACCTCGGGCCGTGCTGGCGTGGGCTCGTGTAACGGCGGGCCAGACCGTGCTAGTGCCAGGCCTCGGGCTGCCCGTTTAGCCTGGCCCATTTGGCCAGGTATAAGGGGCAGCAGGCAGCTGCCAGGTCTGAGTCAGAGATCTTCTCggcttctccctctctctgagCCTCACAGCTGCTGCCTGAGGGGCCTGCAGACACGGTGGCCAACAGGTCAGTTCCTGCTTCTCTCACGGTCACAGCTTGTGCAGCTGGAAAGGGTGATGGGAGACCCAGACCCTGTATTGACGTGCTCGTTCGGTGGAGTGCAGCTCTAGTGGGCAGTAGCAGTACCCACCAATAATTCCGCTTCTTCAGTCTTCACTGGTTGCTTTCCTCATTCCCATCTATTCCAGCTCAAGCTTCCttacctccaccacctccctctCGCTTCTTTAGCCGTCGTCAGCAACTCAGCATAGTTTataattagaaaaataaaatgtcGTGTCACTTTGCAGTTTTGTAGTGGCAGTTTTGAAATTGTAGACAAAAGAAAGAACTGTGGCATGTGTGCTACTCTGAGACCGCACTGAGAGGCCAATGATGCAAGTCAGTCAACTTTACCCGTCACATGCGTGGCTGTTGATGGTCTGGGCCAGCTTGGATTGATCGTTGACATTATTACACCTACCAACAAGtctcttccttctttccatCGCCTGTTGCCTCTTCTCAGATCTCCTAATCAGATCTCCTAATCAGATCTCCCTGTGGTTGAGCAAGGAAACATGGCAGAGTCGCTGCTGCTCCCCGTGGTGCGCGGCGTCGTCGGCAAGGCGGCTGACGCTCTCGTGCAGAGCATCACTCGCATGTGGGGCGTCGACAAGGACCGCCTCAAGCTCGAGCGCCACCTGCTGTACGTGCAGTCCTTGCTGGCCGACGCCGAGGCGAAGAGCGAGACCAACCACGCCGTCCGGACGTGGATGAAGGAGCTCAAGGCCGCCGCATACCAGGCCGACGACGTCCTCGACGACTTCCAGTACGAGGCGCTGCGCCGTGAGGCCCTGAGCGGCCAGTCCATGGCAAGCAAGGTACTGAGCAACTTCACCTCAAAGAATCGTCTTGTATTCCGTCATAAAGCGAGCAGAGATCTGAAGAACGTGCTCGAAAAGATTGACGAGCTCGTGACCGAGATGACAAAGTTTGGCCTGGTGGCGCTTGCGGAGGCGCCGCTGCAAGCTCTTCCTCGGCAGACGCACTCAGCACTGGATGAATCCAGAGAGATATTTGGCAGAGAAGATGACAAAGATGGGGTGGTGAAACTGTTGCTGGACCAGCAAGATCGGCAGGATGTACAAGTGCTAC
The genomic region above belongs to Setaria italica strain Yugu1 chromosome VI, Setaria_italica_v2.0, whole genome shotgun sequence and contains:
- the LOC101770882 gene encoding uncharacterized protein LOC101770882 isoform X1, translated to MLVLHIHTYLCHFMTLLVCSQPRMTIGFLFILDSSSDNVKLDPLVQIKLIWDNVCISGPLCKSQQMGKASPQPFRPPKAEDVDTICYTSGTTGTPKGAVISHENLIANVAGSNLNIKFYPSDVYISYLPLAHIYERVNQVALLHCGVAVGFYQGDNLKLMDDLAVLRPTVFASVPRLYNRIYAAINNAVKESGGLKEKLFHSAYNAKRQAIIKVWKLEYGAVDHLGLAVQMAVLIEAILQHPSLKVEMDVLAQFEQLYMEFLQLKKTNPVKYQSIVAAIPYREINEFHWKCEAQDNEYLDEVLSYLKNMNVDLPVCGTVELVQCARALKADNTLWKFVHAKRRELVVGWVIPDELLPDRGTDRAVFFQVCLKDLQVKYGDGGGDLVENIRNNGQHLVEENALKELDPPASGYTVLFKYFQVMHIFGHHYPRVFCQFFLGMHAQGCVPSSSSKNLSHIIKQYQ
- the LOC101770882 gene encoding uncharacterized protein LOC101770882 isoform X2; amino-acid sequence: MLVLHIHTYLCHFMTLLIKLIWDNVCISGPLCKSQQMGKASPQPFRPPKAEDVDTICYTSGTTGTPKGAVISHENLIANVAGSNLNIKFYPSDVYISYLPLAHIYERVNQVALLHCGVAVGFYQGDNLKLMDDLAVLRPTVFASVPRLYNRIYAAINNAVKESGGLKEKLFHSAYNAKRQAIIKVWKLEYGAVDHLGLAVQMAVLIEAILQHPSLKVEMDVLAQFEQLYMEFLQLKKTNPVKYQSIVAAIPYREINEFHWKCEAQDNEYLDEVLSYLKNMNVDLPVCGTVELVQCARALKADNTLWKFVHAKRRELVVGWVIPDELLPDRGTDRAVFFQVCLKDLQVKYGDGGGDLVENIRNNGQHLVEENALKELDPPASGYTVLFKYFQVMHIFGHHYPRVFCQFFLGMHAQGCVPSSSSKNLSHIIKQYQ
- the LOC101770882 gene encoding uncharacterized protein LOC101770882 isoform X3; the protein is MLVLHIHTYLCHFMTLLGKASPQPFRPPKAEDVDTICYTSGTTGTPKGAVISHENLIANVAGSNLNIKFYPSDVYISYLPLAHIYERVNQVALLHCGVAVGFYQGDNLKLMDDLAVLRPTVFASVPRLYNRIYAAINNAVKESGGLKEKLFHSAYNAKRQAIIKVWKLEYGAVDHLGLAVQMAVLIEAILQHPSLKVEMDVLAQFEQLYMEFLQLKKTNPVKYQSIVAAIPYREINEFHWKCEAQDNEYLDEVLSYLKNMNVDLPVCGTVELVQCARALKADNTLWKFVHAKRRELVVGWVIPDELLPDRGTDRAVFFQVCLKDLQVKYGDGGGDLVENIRNNGQHLVEENALKELDPPASGYTVLFKYFQVMHIFGHHYPRVFCQFFLGMHAQGCVPSSSSKNLSHIIKQYQ